In the Aythya fuligula isolate bAytFul2 chromosome 8, bAytFul2.pri, whole genome shotgun sequence genome, one interval contains:
- the TMEM121 gene encoding transmembrane protein 121: MVLPPPDKRHVCLTTIVIMTSMAFMDAYLVEQNQGPRKIGVCIIVLVGDICFLIVLRYVAVWVGAEVKTAKRGYAMILWFLYIFVLEIKLYFIFQNYKADKKNLETVARKALTLLLSICVPGLYLVLVALDSMEYIRTFRKKEDLRGRLFWVALDLLDILDIQANLWEPHRTGLPIWAEGLMFFYCYILLLILPCVSLSEISMQGEHIAPQKMMLYPVLSLVTINIVTIFIRAINMVLFQDSRVSTIFIGKNIIAIATKACTFLEYKRQVKEFPQNAIALELQQNSLSHNQTVHSTQGIPHEPSPASEILDT; the protein is encoded by the coding sequence ATGGTGCTGCCGCCGCCCGACAAGCGCCACGTCTGCCTGACCACCATCGTCATCATGACCAGCATGGCCTTCATGGACGCCTACCTGGTGGAGCAGAACCAGGGGCCCCGCAAGATCGGCGTCTGCATCATCGTGCTGGTGGGGGACATCTGCTTCCTCATCGTGCTGCGCTACGTGGCCGTGTGGGTCGGGGCCGAGGTGAAGACGGCCAAGCGGGGCTACGCCATGATCCTGTGGTTCCTGTACATCTTCGTGCTGGAGATCAAGCTGTATTTCATCTTTCAGAACTACAAGGCGGACAAGAAGAACCTGGAGACGGTGGCCAGGAAGGCCCTGACCCTGCTCCTCTCCATCTGCGTGCCGGGGCTCTACCTGGTGCTGGTGGCCTTGGACAGCATGGAGTACATACGGACCTTTCGGAAGAAGGAGGACTTGAGGGGGCGCCTCTTCTGGGTGGCCCTCGACCTGCTGGACATCTTGGACATCCAGGCCAACCTGTGGGAGCCGCACAGGACCGGCCTGCCCATCTGGGCGGAGGGGCTGATGTTCTTCTACTGCTACATCCTCCTCCTGATCCTGCCCTGCGTGTCCCTCAGCGAGATCAGCATGCAGGGGGAGCACATCGCCCCCCAGAAAATGATGCTCTACCCCGTCCTCAGCCTGGTCACCATCAACATCGTCACCATCTTCATCCGGGCCATCAACATGGTCCTGTTCCAGGACAGCAGGGTCTCCACCATCTTCATCGGCAAGAACATCATCGCCATCGCCACGAAGGCGTGCACCTTCCTGGAGTACAAGCGGCAGGTGAAGGAGTTCCCGCAGAACGCCATcgccctggagctgcagcagaacTCCCTGTCCCACAACCAGACGGTGCACAGCACGCAGGGCATCCCCCACGAGCCGTCCCCCGCCAGCGAGATCCTGGACACATGA